A genomic window from Solanum dulcamara chromosome 11, daSolDulc1.2, whole genome shotgun sequence includes:
- the LOC129873605 gene encoding zinc finger CCCH domain-containing protein 14, whose translation MQNENPSSDGLNTSTADAATVPSGNKNYTFCDATSPHLADNPFLSPTSTQQFDSSEFIPNFYSTFSRSSNSPSLTSFDDDTDDIVNDRRLHQASYILEYQQLYNRYTLCLAHLQESIKEVEALHQENESLRLVNTDLDRRLSVLTQATIQNCLLSDFNRFGMGVNRDNQISDSRPSNTRQGSVVETNRPERRNVERVSLPKSISVRSSGYLKLKAQGGNNGGPSQAKARQKSTVPPLIESQQRVYVPGGKKEEEAVEFDVYNQGMLKTELCNKWQETGTCPYGENCQFAHGITELRPVIRHPRYKTEVCRMVLAGDMCPYGHRCHFRHSLTEEERRTGPGLF comes from the exons ATGCAGAACGAGAATCCTTCAAGTGATGGCCTCAACACCAGCACCGCCGATGCAGCTACAGTCCCGTCCGGCAACAAAAATTATACTTTCTGTGATGCAACTTCACCACACTTGGCTGACAATCCATTTCTCTCACCTACCTCAACTCAACAATTCGATTCCTCTGAATTCATCCCCAACTTCTACTCAACTTTCTCTCGCAGCTCAAACTCCCCTTCCCTAACCTCCTTTGACGACGATACTGATGACATCGTCAATGATCGCCGCCTCCACCAAGCTAGCTACATTCTCGAGTACCAGCAACTCTACAATCGGTACACTCTCTGCCTCGCTCATCTGCAGGAATCTATCAAAGAAGTCGAAGCTCTTCACCAGGAGAACGAATCTCTCCGACTTGTTAACACCGATTTGGATCGACGCCTGAGCGTCCTCACGCAGGCCACCATACAAAACTGTCTTCTCTCTGATTTCAATCGTTTTGGTATGGGAGTCAACCGAGATAATCAAATATCTGATTCCAGACCCTCGAACACCAGGCAGGGGAGCGTCGTGGAAACGAACCGGCCTGAGCGAAGGAACGTCGAACGAGTCTCGCTGCCAAAGAGCATTTCTGTCCGCTCGAGCGGTTATCTCAAGTTGAAAGCACAAGGTGGAAACAATGGAGGTCCCAGCCAGGCAAAAGCTCGGCAAAAATCTACGGTTCCACCCCTAATCGAATCT CAACAAAGAGTGTACGTTCCTGGAGGCAAGAAGGAAGAGGAGGCAGTAGAGTTTGACGTTTACAACCAAGGGATGTTGAAGACAGAGCTGTGCAACAAATGGCAGGAGACTGGGACTTGCCCTTACGGAGAAAACTGTCAGTTCGCTCACGGTATCACAGAGTTGCGCCCAGTGATTAGGCATCCACGCTACAAGACAGAGGTCTGTCGGATGGTCCTAGCAGGTGATATGTGCCCCTATGGTCACCGTTGCCACTTCCGTCACTCTCTCACTGAGGAAGAACGACGAACAGGTCCTGGCCTTTTCTGA
- the LOC129873420 gene encoding wound-induced proteinase inhibitor 2-like: MAIHKVSFLAYLLVLGVFLHVDAKACTRECGNFGYGLCPRSEGSPEKPICTNCCSGYKGCKYYSAKGDLICEGESDPRNPNDCTFECDTQIAYSKCPRSEGKMIIKPTGCTTCCTGYKGCYYFDQDGDFVCEGESPEPKATA; encoded by the exons ATGGCTATTCACAAAGTTAGCTTCCTTGCTTACCTACTTGTTCTCG GGGTGTTTCTACATGTTGATGCCAAGGCTTGTACCAGAGAATGTGGTAATTTTGGCTATGGATTATGCCCACGATCTGAAGGAAGTCCCGAAAAACCTATATGCACCAACTGTTGCTCAGGCTATAAGGGTTGCAAGTATTACAGTGCTAAAGGAGATTTGATTTGTGAAGGAGAATCTGACCCCAGAAACCCAAATGATTGTACCTTCGAATGTGATACACAAATTGCTTATTCAAAATGTCCCCGTTCTGAAGGAAAGATGATAATTAAACCCACCGGATGCACCACCTGTTGCACTGGCTACAAGGGTTGCTACTATTTCGATCAAGATGGTGATTTTGTCTGTGAAGGAGAGAGTCCTGAACCCAAGGCAACTGCTTAA